One part of the Paenibacillus silvisoli genome encodes these proteins:
- a CDS encoding DUF47 domain-containing protein codes for MFKKKNDVFFTTLESMADTILEAVHYFEQNVSKIKDASQFAKAMKEYESKCDRHVHTILTELNKTFITPIEREDIMKLTTSLDDVLDGIEACASRFEMYNITQPDEYITLFADNLLRCAQQIKKAIYMLSEKKLLAMREPAIHINELENQADDLLRVSVKSLFANVTDPIELIKRKEIYERLEQTTDYCEDVANTLETIIMRNS; via the coding sequence ATGTTTAAGAAGAAGAACGATGTGTTCTTTACCACACTGGAGTCCATGGCGGATACGATTTTGGAGGCCGTGCACTACTTCGAGCAAAACGTGTCCAAAATCAAGGACGCCAGCCAGTTTGCGAAGGCGATGAAAGAATACGAGAGCAAATGCGATCGCCACGTACATACGATCTTGACCGAACTGAACAAGACGTTCATCACGCCGATCGAGCGCGAAGACATCATGAAGCTGACGACGTCGCTGGACGATGTGCTTGACGGCATCGAAGCATGCGCATCCCGTTTCGAGATGTACAATATTACGCAGCCGGACGAATATATCACGCTGTTCGCCGACAACCTGCTTCGCTGCGCGCAGCAAATCAAGAAAGCGATCTACATGCTATCCGAGAAGAAGCTGCTTGCGATGCGCGAGCCGGCGATTCATATCAACGAGCTGGAAAACCAAGCGGACGACCTGCTTCGCGTCAGCGTAAAAAGCTTGTTCGCGAACGTGACGGACCCGATCGAGCTGATCAAGCGCAAAGAGATTTACGAGCGCCTCGAGCAAACGACCGACTATTGCGAGGATGTCGCAAACACACTCGAAACGATCATTATGCGCAACAGCTAA
- a CDS encoding inorganic phosphate transporter, producing the protein MDIYIWVGIVIFLALAFDFINGFHDTANAIATSVSTRALSPRMAIILASVMNFVGAIMFTGVAKTIGGKIANPATLDHGVQVVVATLIGAIAWNLITWWFGIPSSSSHALIGALTGAVVSSAGFDAINAKGFIDILKALILSPLIAFTGGFIVMWILKQIFAKANPHSMNKGFRTGQILTAAFQSFTHGTNDAQKAMGIITFALVTAEIQDTTDYIPLWVKISAATAMALGTSIGGWKIIKTMGTKIFKIEPINGFAADITSATVILTATMTHLPVSTTHVITSAILGVGSAKRFSAVKWGLAGRIIISWIITIPISMILAALIYQLIALFI; encoded by the coding sequence ATGGACATTTACATTTGGGTCGGCATCGTTATCTTTTTGGCACTGGCTTTCGACTTTATTAACGGGTTTCACGATACGGCCAACGCGATCGCCACGTCCGTATCCACGCGGGCATTGTCGCCGCGGATGGCGATCATTCTCGCATCGGTGATGAACTTCGTCGGGGCGATTATGTTTACGGGCGTAGCGAAAACGATCGGGGGCAAAATCGCCAATCCGGCGACGCTAGATCACGGCGTGCAGGTCGTTGTCGCGACGCTGATCGGCGCGATTGCCTGGAACCTGATTACCTGGTGGTTCGGCATCCCGTCTTCCTCTTCGCATGCTTTGATCGGCGCGCTGACGGGCGCGGTCGTCAGCTCGGCAGGGTTTGACGCGATCAACGCCAAAGGGTTCATCGATATATTGAAGGCACTTATTCTTTCGCCGCTTATTGCATTTACCGGTGGCTTTATCGTGATGTGGATATTGAAGCAGATTTTCGCCAAAGCGAATCCGCATTCGATGAACAAAGGATTCCGTACCGGCCAAATCCTTACGGCCGCGTTCCAATCGTTCACCCACGGCACGAACGACGCGCAGAAGGCGATGGGGATTATCACGTTCGCGCTCGTCACGGCGGAGATCCAGGACACGACCGATTACATTCCGCTCTGGGTTAAAATCTCCGCGGCGACGGCGATGGCGCTCGGTACCTCGATCGGCGGTTGGAAAATCATCAAGACGATGGGCACGAAAATTTTCAAAATCGAACCGATCAACGGATTCGCGGCCGACATTACGTCCGCAACCGTTATTTTGACGGCGACGATGACGCATTTGCCGGTCAGTACGACGCACGTCATCACCTCCGCCATACTCGGCGTCGGCAGCGCGAAGCGCTTCTCGGCGGTCAAATGGGGGCTGGCGGGACGGATCATCATCTCTTGGATCATCACGATTCCGATTTCGATGATTCTCGCGGCGCTGATCTATCAGCTCATCGCATTGTTTATCTAG